A single region of the Lotus japonicus ecotype B-129 chromosome 4, LjGifu_v1.2 genome encodes:
- the LOC130711811 gene encoding putative pentatricopeptide repeat-containing protein At2g02150 has product MLHSLRNIGSRVSFFYSSSRRYPFPHFLTLPSSPYKDSIFASPMIWVTSFMCVIRYPFASKPSFDDIVSETVRSFLQNDDAHHMFDSVLAPIWVSKVLVKLKEDPKSALKFFKMAGERVGFRHSSESYCILAHILFCGMFYVDAKNVIKEWILSRREFPGCDWFDMLWLNRNVCQAGPGVFDCLFGVLVELGMLEEASQCFWKMKKFRVLPKVRSCNELLHRLSESGKGNLSLSFFKDMVRAGLSPSVFTYNIVIGYLAKEGDLGTAKRLFEQMKQTGVMPDVVTYNSLIDGYGKLGLLTEAVIVFEEMKNAGCEPDVITFNSLINCFCKFERIPQAFQYMREMKERGLRPNVVTYSTLIDAFCKAGMMLEALKFFVDMIRVGLQPNEFTYTSLIDANCKIGDLNEALELASDMLRAGLKLNIVTYTALLDGLCEDGRMKEAEELFRALSEVEVAPNVQIYTSLIHGYIKAKMVESAMNIIEEMNKKNLKPDLLLYGTKIWGLCSQNRIEESEAVIHEMVDCGLTANSYIYTTLMGAYFKVGKTVEAVNLLQEMQEKGIETTVVTYGVLIDGLCRKGLVQQAFSYFDHMTKIGLQPNIMIFTALIDGFYKNDCVEAADKLFNEMLDRGISPDKLVYTALIDGNLKHGNPEQALSLRNRMVEMGMELDLKAYTSLIWGFSHCGQVQQAKSFLDEMLGKGIIPDQVLCICLLRKYYELGDISEAQELHNDMMRRGLVSGTMDITIPSVRT; this is encoded by the coding sequence ATGTTGCATTCTCTGCGCAACATCGGTAGCCGAGTAAGCTTCTTCTACTCCTCATCTCGTCGATACCCATTTCCCCATTTCCTCACCCTTCCATCTTCCCCCTATAAAGATTCGATTTTTGCATCCCCCATGATTTGGGTCACAAGCTTCATGTGTGTTATCAGATACCCTTTTGCCTCAAAACCTTCTTTTGACGACATTGTCTCTGAGACAGTGCGTAGTTTCTTGCAAAATGATGATGCACACCACATGTTTGATTCAGTGCTTGCACCTATTTGGGTGTCTAAGGTTTTGGTGAAGCTGAAAGAGGACCCAAAATCAGCCTTGAAGTTCTTCAAAATGGCAGGGGAACGAGTCGGGTTTCGCCACTCCTCGGAGTCTTATTGTATCCTTGCTCACATTTTGTTTTGTGGGATGTTTTATGTTGATGCAAAGAATGTCATTAAGGAGTGGATTTTGTCTAGGAGGGAATTTCCGGGTTGTGATTGGTTTGATATGTTGTGGTTGAACAGGAATGTTTGTCAGGCAGGGCCTGGTGTGTTTGATTGTTTGTTTGGTGTTTTGGTGGAGCTGGGGATGCTTGAGGAAGCTAGTCAGTGCttttggaagatgaagaagttcAGGGTTTTGCCAAAAGTGAGGTCCTGTAATGAGCTTCTTCACAGGCTTTCAGAATCGGGCAAAGGGAATTTGTCGTTGAGTTTTTTCAAGGACATGGTTCGGGCTGGCCTTTCGCCCTCAGTTTTTACATATAATATAGTGATAGGCTATTTGGCCAAAGAAGGGGACTTAGGAACTGCTAAGAGATTGTTTGAACAGATGAAACAGACAGGTGTGATGCCAGATGTAGTTACTTATAATTCTCTCATTGATGGGTATGGGAAGCTAGGATTATTGACCGAAGCGGTTATTGTTTTTGAGGAAATGAAAAATGCAGGATGTGAGCCAGATGTTATAACATTCAATTCACTAATTAATTGCTTCTGTAAATTTGAAAGAATTCCTCAAGCTTTTCAGTATATGCGTGAGATGAAGGAAAGAGGGCTGAGACCAAATGTTGTAACTTATAGTACACTGATTGATGCCTTTTGCAAGGCAGGCATGATGCTTGAAGCACTTAAATTTTTTGTTGATATGATACGTGTAGGTCTTCAACCCAATGAGTTTACATATACATCTCTGATTGATGCAAATTGTAAAATAGGCGATCTGAATGAAGCATTGGAACTGGCTAGTGATATGTTGCGGGCTGGATTAAAATTAAACATTGTCACCTATACTGCATTATTGGATGGTCTTTGTGAAGATGGTAGAAtgaaagaagcagaagaattaTTTAGGGCATTGTCAGAAGTCGAGGTGGCTCCTAATGTGCAAATTTATACTTCTCTTATTCATGGATATATCAAGGCTAAGATGGTGGAGAGTGCCATGAATATTATAGAGGAAATGAATAAGAAAAACTTGAAACCAGATCTGTTGCTGTATGGAACCAAAATTTGGGGTCTTTGTAGCCAAAATAGAATAGAAGAATCTGAGGCTGTAATACATGAGATGGTGGATTGTGGTCTGACTGCAAATAGCTATATATACACAACCCTTATGGGTGCATATTTTAAGGTTGGGAAAACCGTGGAGGCTGTTAATCTATTACAAGAGATGCAGGAAAAGGGTATTGAGACAACAGTTGTAACTTATGGTGTACTAATTGATGGTTTATGCAGAAAAGGTCTAGTTCAACAGGCTTTTAGTTATTTTGACCACATGACTAAAATTGGTTTGCAACCTAACATTATGATTTTTACGGCTCTGATTGATGGCTTTTATAAAAATGATTGTGTTGAAGCAGCTGATAAGCTGTTCAATGAGATGCTGGATAGGGGAATCAGTCCAGATAAATTAGTTTATACTGCTTTGATTGATGGGAACCTGAAGCACGGAAATCCTGAACAAGCTTTGAGTTTGCGAAATAGAATGGTTGAAATGGGTATGGAGCTtgacctgaaagcttatacttcATTGATTTGGGGTTTTTCACACTGTGGTCAAGTACAACAGGCAAAGTCATTTCTGGATGAGATGCTTGGGAAGGGCATCATTCCTGATCAGGTTCTCTGTATTTGTCTTCTGAGAAAATATTATGAGCTTGGAGACATCAGCGAAGCTCAGGAACTTCATAATGATATGATGAGGAGGGGCCTTGTTTCTGGGACAATGGACATAACAATTCCCTCTGTACGCACTTGA
- the LOC130710127 gene encoding uncharacterized protein At2g02148 isoform X2 — protein sequence MSTRVPVQQQQQHYNLNSPSSFIDSPLHVLNAVDARTTATTTIHDHDAVDCMNDSCLPLHDVKVDDDRSSLETNDSSRGIYDSLTVEDVSPIESARARFLQIVVDHFIDDRVIEVPESEGDYVVGGGGQDKMSKRRVREVQYEGDPSFALPLMYVANLYESLVNDVNIRLASLNGIREKSIGVALEAAGGLYRRLAKKFPKKGPCTYKRRELATSMETRTRFPELVIQEEKRVRFVVVNGLKIVEKPNSVPIDDAEWFKRLTGRNEVAISDADYKFYSPRHKYRRGTSISLANIPDIPVTNYPGADNSTSLATTQGFRSPQTPCKHHLQSLPHQPQFHPVLQNNQTMHQSQHAGPYSHNHQDAPPSHLSEISHAHQPTISPHMSCLQQLTGGHVGGRMHMLPATPAKFCDECGAPYLRETSKFCSECGSKRLGI from the exons atgagcacTAGGGTTCCggtgcagcaacaacaacaacactacAATCTCAACTCTCCCTCTTCCTTCATCGACAGCCCCCTCCATGTCCTCAACGCCGTCGACGCCagaaccaccgccaccaccaccatccatgACCACGACGCCGTC GATTGTATGAATGATTCCTGTTTGCCGCTTCACGATGTCAAGGTCGATGACGATCGCTCTAGTCTCGAGACCAACGACTCTTCCAGGGGTATCTATGATAGCTTAACCGTTGAGG ATGTTTCGCCGATTGAGTCAGCGAGGGCGAGGTTTCTACAAATTGTGGTGGATCATTTCATTGATGACCGTGTGATTGAGGTGCCTGAATCGGAGGGTGATTAcgtggttggtggtggtggtcagGACAAGATGAGCAAGAGGAGGGTGAGGGAGGTTCAGTATGAAGGGGACCCGAGTTTCGCGCTGCCTTTGATGTATGTGGCGAATTTGTATGAGAGTTTAGTTAATGATGTTAATATTAGGCTTGCATCTTTGAATGGTATTCGCGAGAAGTCGATCGGGGTTGCCCTGGAAGCTGCTGGTGGATTGTATAGAAGACTGGCTAAGAAATTTCCTAAAAAAG GACCTTGTACATATAAGAGGAGAGAATTGGCAACTTCCATGGAAACAAGGACGAGGTTTCCAGAACTAGTTATACAAGAAGAGAAGCGTGTTCGCTTTGTGGTAGTTAATGGATTAAAAATTGTTGAAAAGCCAAATTCCGTGCCAATTGATGACGCTGAATG GTTTAAGAGATTGACAGGTCGGAATGAAGTAGCTATCTCAGATGCTGATTACAAATTTTACTCTCCAAGACACAAGTATAGACGTGGGACATCAATTTCACTTGCCAATATCCCTGATATCCCTGTAACG AATTATCCTGGAGCAGACAATTCTACATCATTAGCTACTACGCAAGGATTTCGCTCA CCGCAAACCCCATGCAAACATCACTTGCAATCGTTGCCACATCAACCTCAGTTTCACCCAGTTCTCCAGAACAATCAAACTATGCACCAAAGTCAGCATGCAGGGCCCTATTCGCATAACCATCAAGATGCCCCCCCTTCACACCTATCTGAAATTTCTCATGCTCACCAGCCAACAATATCTCCACACATGTCTTGCTTACAACAACTCACAGGTGGCCATGTTGGAGGACGCATGCACATGCTG CCAGCAACTCCTGCGAAGTTTTGTGATGAATGTGGCGCTCCATATTTAAGGGAAACATCTAAATTCTGCTCCGAATGTGGTTCAAAGAGATTAGGTATATGA
- the LOC130710127 gene encoding uncharacterized protein At2g02148 isoform X1 — protein sequence MSTRVPVQQQQQHYNLNSPSSFIDSPLHVLNAVDARTTATTTIHDHDAVVSSPHPPLSPNFHIHFDSFQVLTFFSQDCMNDSCLPLHDVKVDDDRSSLETNDSSRGIYDSLTVEDVSPIESARARFLQIVVDHFIDDRVIEVPESEGDYVVGGGGQDKMSKRRVREVQYEGDPSFALPLMYVANLYESLVNDVNIRLASLNGIREKSIGVALEAAGGLYRRLAKKFPKKGPCTYKRRELATSMETRTRFPELVIQEEKRVRFVVVNGLKIVEKPNSVPIDDAEWFKRLTGRNEVAISDADYKFYSPRHKYRRGTSISLANIPDIPVTNYPGADNSTSLATTQGFRSPQTPCKHHLQSLPHQPQFHPVLQNNQTMHQSQHAGPYSHNHQDAPPSHLSEISHAHQPTISPHMSCLQQLTGGHVGGRMHMLPATPAKFCDECGAPYLRETSKFCSECGSKRLGI from the exons atgagcacTAGGGTTCCggtgcagcaacaacaacaacactacAATCTCAACTCTCCCTCTTCCTTCATCGACAGCCCCCTCCATGTCCTCAACGCCGTCGACGCCagaaccaccgccaccaccaccatccatgACCACGACGCCGTCGTGAGTTCCCCCCACCCACCACTTTCCCCCAATTTTCATATTCATTTTGATTCATTTcaagttttgacttttttttccCAGGATTGTATGAATGATTCCTGTTTGCCGCTTCACGATGTCAAGGTCGATGACGATCGCTCTAGTCTCGAGACCAACGACTCTTCCAGGGGTATCTATGATAGCTTAACCGTTGAGG ATGTTTCGCCGATTGAGTCAGCGAGGGCGAGGTTTCTACAAATTGTGGTGGATCATTTCATTGATGACCGTGTGATTGAGGTGCCTGAATCGGAGGGTGATTAcgtggttggtggtggtggtcagGACAAGATGAGCAAGAGGAGGGTGAGGGAGGTTCAGTATGAAGGGGACCCGAGTTTCGCGCTGCCTTTGATGTATGTGGCGAATTTGTATGAGAGTTTAGTTAATGATGTTAATATTAGGCTTGCATCTTTGAATGGTATTCGCGAGAAGTCGATCGGGGTTGCCCTGGAAGCTGCTGGTGGATTGTATAGAAGACTGGCTAAGAAATTTCCTAAAAAAG GACCTTGTACATATAAGAGGAGAGAATTGGCAACTTCCATGGAAACAAGGACGAGGTTTCCAGAACTAGTTATACAAGAAGAGAAGCGTGTTCGCTTTGTGGTAGTTAATGGATTAAAAATTGTTGAAAAGCCAAATTCCGTGCCAATTGATGACGCTGAATG GTTTAAGAGATTGACAGGTCGGAATGAAGTAGCTATCTCAGATGCTGATTACAAATTTTACTCTCCAAGACACAAGTATAGACGTGGGACATCAATTTCACTTGCCAATATCCCTGATATCCCTGTAACG AATTATCCTGGAGCAGACAATTCTACATCATTAGCTACTACGCAAGGATTTCGCTCA CCGCAAACCCCATGCAAACATCACTTGCAATCGTTGCCACATCAACCTCAGTTTCACCCAGTTCTCCAGAACAATCAAACTATGCACCAAAGTCAGCATGCAGGGCCCTATTCGCATAACCATCAAGATGCCCCCCCTTCACACCTATCTGAAATTTCTCATGCTCACCAGCCAACAATATCTCCACACATGTCTTGCTTACAACAACTCACAGGTGGCCATGTTGGAGGACGCATGCACATGCTG CCAGCAACTCCTGCGAAGTTTTGTGATGAATGTGGCGCTCCATATTTAAGGGAAACATCTAAATTCTGCTCCGAATGTGGTTCAAAGAGATTAGGTATATGA